From the Halobacterium zhouii genome, the window GGGGAGTGGGAGCGCGGCGCGCTCGCGCTCGCCCGTCGTGAGACCGCACGGGACGCGCTCTACTGCCTGCTCGACGAGGGGCCGTCACGTCCCGACGACGTCGCCGAGCGCGTCGGTGTCGCTCGCAGCACGCTCGAACACCACCTCGGTCACCTCGTGGAGTGTGGCGTCGTGGAGAAGCGCCGCGACCAGCGGAATCGCGTGACGCTCGCGCTCACGAGACCCGAGGAGACGGTGCGCGCACTCGAGGTTGTGCAGCCGTCCGCGCCCGAGCGGTTCGTCGACCGCTTCGAGCGACTCGTCGACGGCCTACTGGAGTGACGAACTGGCGCCCGACTCGCTGCGGCCGCCGGTCGCGCGCACAATGCTCCCGAGCAACAACAGCACGCTCGCCGCGAAGAACGTCCCCCCGACGGGAGATGAGGGGTCGAGGAACGCCCAGTAGACCGGGGTCGCCGACGCGCCAAGGAGCACGGAGAGCACGCCGTAGAACGCCGGCGCACAACAAC encodes:
- a CDS encoding winged helix-turn-helix transcriptional regulator translates to MSAVRERIADHVAEQPGVHFSAVARDLDLAPGQVQYHVRRLRRNEALDAEEYYGRTHYFPPECGEWERGALALARRETARDALYCLLDEGPSRPDDVAERVGVARSTLEHHLGHLVECGVVEKRRDQRNRVTLALTRPEETVRALEVVQPSAPERFVDRFERLVDGLLE